Proteins encoded within one genomic window of Pararhizobium capsulatum DSM 1112:
- a CDS encoding ROK family protein: MDQDRAILAVDIGGTKTLVALVAASGIIGEVTVPTRREDGPDHWLDAVAAAALPWRGQFVGVGLAVTGFVRNGLWSAMNPATLGIPADYPLIAKVEALFGLPAIAFNDAQAAGWGEHALGAGQGHDLVFLTISTGIGGGIVLQGHLLEGLAGHFGLAVDGDDNLFLEDRVSGRWMAAEARRQGQEVDARQVFAAAAASETWALDIVEGAARRVARLCRNIQLMLDPPRIVIGGGIGLANGFIERVRGLVAPPGQVPPVSICRAELGVHAGILGIADLARAKLLHAGG, encoded by the coding sequence ATGGATCAGGATAGGGCAATCCTAGCGGTAGACATCGGCGGCACCAAGACGCTTGTGGCGCTTGTGGCGGCGTCCGGCATCATAGGAGAAGTGACGGTGCCCACGCGGCGCGAAGACGGCCCGGACCACTGGCTGGATGCTGTGGCCGCCGCCGCCTTGCCCTGGCGGGGGCAGTTCGTCGGCGTCGGGTTGGCCGTCACGGGGTTCGTGCGCAATGGGCTTTGGTCGGCGATGAACCCTGCGACCTTGGGCATCCCGGCGGACTATCCGCTCATCGCCAAAGTCGAAGCCCTGTTCGGGCTCCCCGCCATCGCCTTTAATGATGCGCAGGCTGCTGGCTGGGGCGAGCATGCTCTGGGAGCGGGCCAGGGCCATGACCTTGTCTTCCTCACCATATCCACTGGAATCGGTGGTGGTATCGTGCTGCAAGGCCACCTGTTGGAAGGGCTGGCCGGGCATTTCGGTCTTGCGGTCGATGGCGACGACAACTTGTTCCTCGAAGATCGGGTTTCCGGCCGCTGGATGGCTGCAGAGGCCCGCCGCCAGGGTCAAGAGGTCGATGCCCGGCAGGTTTTCGCCGCCGCGGCGGCTAGTGAAACCTGGGCGTTGGATATCGTCGAGGGGGCGGCACGTCGTGTGGCCCGGTTATGCCGAAACATCCAACTGATGCTTGATCCACCGCGGATCGTAATCGGTGGCGGAATCGGCTTGGCGAATGGCTTCATCGAAAGGGTGCGTGGTTTGGTGGCTCCACCCGGCCAAGTGCCTCCAGTGTCCATTTGCCGGGCAGAACTCGGTGTACATGCAGGCATTCTCGGCATTGCGGATTTGGCCCGTGCCAAATTGCTTCACGCAGGCGGCTAA
- a CDS encoding GNAT family N-acetyltransferase: MVVRKAAKADLSLIVDAYRLAFAWDEERSRRYVEMTGLDCFRVLEKNGQSAAVWAVVPCGHWFGGRVVPAANIAHVAIQPEFRGGGLAAEILDLSCEDARRDGAILASLFASTRPVYRRAGFNLAGHEMIYEADTSELYKIRQELRSRRVPLTGARAALEPIYRAASSTECGLLDRHDAHWNAHFDATTSVPSVFVFGEDEGYAVLDTSSPGTIGVRDWTAINGAAARQILRFIGTFSTVFEKTRWHGAPQDALVFAMPDKGWRLVHQEEFLIRVLDPGSALSARGYACADADLTLAIKGDDRVTQRISIKGGRATCAPGANDSEYALTVQSSHFASLFSGFRSASFLRRAGYADGNSETVALADKVFAGPPPWVAEHF, encoded by the coding sequence ATGGTAGTTCGCAAAGCCGCGAAAGCGGACCTGTCATTGATTGTCGACGCCTATCGTCTCGCTTTCGCCTGGGACGAAGAGCGCAGCCGCCGCTACGTCGAAATGACGGGGCTCGATTGCTTCCGTGTCCTCGAAAAAAACGGACAGTCCGCGGCGGTTTGGGCAGTGGTTCCATGTGGCCATTGGTTCGGCGGCCGGGTTGTTCCGGCCGCCAACATCGCTCATGTCGCCATCCAGCCAGAGTTCCGTGGTGGAGGGCTCGCGGCGGAAATTCTGGACCTTTCCTGCGAAGATGCTCGGCGCGACGGAGCCATTCTTGCCAGCCTCTTCGCGTCGACGCGCCCAGTCTATCGGCGTGCCGGCTTCAATCTGGCTGGCCACGAAATGATCTACGAGGCCGACACTTCGGAGCTCTACAAAATCCGGCAAGAGCTTCGCTCGCGACGCGTGCCGCTCACTGGTGCGCGCGCCGCGTTGGAACCGATCTACCGCGCCGCCAGCAGCACCGAATGCGGCCTCCTCGATCGCCATGACGCCCATTGGAACGCGCATTTCGATGCGACGACGAGCGTGCCCTCGGTCTTTGTCTTCGGCGAGGATGAAGGGTACGCGGTACTCGACACGTCCAGTCCTGGAACGATCGGAGTCCGGGACTGGACGGCCATCAATGGCGCTGCCGCCCGCCAGATACTGAGGTTCATCGGGACATTCTCCACGGTGTTTGAAAAGACGCGTTGGCATGGAGCGCCGCAGGACGCGCTCGTATTCGCCATGCCCGACAAGGGCTGGAGGCTTGTCCATCAGGAAGAATTTCTGATCCGTGTTCTCGATCCGGGGTCGGCGCTGAGTGCGCGCGGTTATGCCTGTGCGGACGCCGACCTGACACTCGCAATCAAAGGCGATGACCGGGTCACGCAGCGGATTTCGATTAAGGGCGGTCGCGCGACTTGCGCGCCCGGGGCCAACGATAGCGAGTATGCCCTGACCGTCCAGTCGTCGCATTTCGCCAGTCTGTTCTCGGGCTTCCGATCCGCCAGCTTCCTGCGCCGAGCTGGCTATGCCGACGGCAACTCCGAGACAGTGGCGCTCGCCGACAAGGTATTTGCAGGTCCGCCGCCTTGGGTGGCCGAGCACTTCTGA
- a CDS encoding SIS domain-containing protein: MAETTKMRREIEEIPDAVERLLDTSAAQLTVAGRALARKNPAFIATIARGSSDHASLFLKYAIELAAGKAVASLGPSLASIYARPIDLSQAAAFAISQSGSSPDIVEMCASARRQGALTLALTNTRHSPIWSEAEVPIDLSAGPELAVAATKTFVNSVVAGLAVLAEWIDDGDLKSALNMLPDQLRAALAVDWSGMLPSLENATSLYVLGRGPSFAIASEVALKFKETANLHAEAYSTAEVMHGPLALVSRGFPVLVLAGRDASESAAVLLADDFADRGADVFVTSAKTISARSLPVVETGHTLTDALALIVPFYLMGEHLSRRRGLNPDQPVALKKVTQTR, encoded by the coding sequence ATGGCTGAAACTACGAAGATGCGGCGCGAAATCGAAGAGATTCCTGACGCCGTAGAGCGGCTTCTTGACACTTCGGCCGCACAGTTGACGGTCGCAGGCAGGGCGCTGGCCCGGAAGAATCCCGCATTCATAGCCACGATAGCGCGGGGTTCGTCTGATCACGCATCCTTGTTCCTGAAATACGCGATCGAGCTTGCCGCAGGGAAGGCTGTCGCGTCCCTTGGACCGTCACTCGCCTCCATCTACGCTCGCCCAATCGACCTTTCGCAGGCGGCGGCATTCGCTATATCCCAATCAGGAAGCAGCCCGGACATAGTCGAAATGTGCGCGTCGGCGAGACGCCAGGGCGCTCTGACCCTCGCACTTACCAACACACGACACTCCCCGATCTGGAGCGAGGCAGAGGTTCCGATCGACCTCAGCGCCGGTCCAGAACTCGCCGTTGCGGCCACGAAGACTTTCGTGAACTCTGTCGTGGCAGGTCTTGCCGTCCTGGCGGAATGGATCGACGATGGCGATCTGAAATCGGCGCTCAATATGCTGCCGGACCAGCTCCGCGCCGCGCTCGCCGTCGATTGGAGCGGCATGCTGCCGTCGCTTGAGAATGCGACGTCACTCTATGTCCTCGGACGTGGCCCAAGCTTCGCCATCGCTTCGGAAGTCGCGCTCAAGTTCAAGGAGACGGCGAATCTCCATGCGGAAGCCTATTCGACGGCAGAGGTCATGCACGGGCCACTCGCGCTCGTGTCGCGAGGGTTTCCCGTGCTTGTGTTGGCCGGCCGGGACGCCTCGGAATCGGCAGCCGTCCTGCTCGCCGATGATTTCGCCGACCGGGGCGCAGACGTCTTTGTGACGTCGGCGAAAACCATTTCGGCGCGGTCGCTGCCGGTTGTTGAGACCGGGCACACGCTCACGGACGCGCTCGCTCTAATCGTACCCTTCTATCTCATGGGCGAGCACCTGTCGCGCCGTCGCGGCCTGAACCCAGACCAGCCCGTGGCCCTCAAGAAAGTGACACAGACACGATGA
- the nagA gene encoding N-acetylglucosamine-6-phosphate deacetylase, with the protein MRPTIAIAAARIFDGTEWHEESCLLVERERVCGIVRKSDIPHGVRRVDYDQQQIVPGFIDLQVNGGGGVRFGEETSVEAIRVITSAHARFGTTKLLPTLITDTPEITALALEAGRQARTAKVPGFLGLHLEGPHLSLERKGAHDPSFIRPMMAGDLAAICAYRMNAGLVLTTIAPENVTTEQVAALVASGVVVSIGHSNATAQTARLYFDAGASMVTHLFNAMSPLGNREPGIVGAALDDGRVFSGLIADGVHVDPSTMKIALRSKAPPGDIFLVTDAMQTIGTKLAGFELNGRAIHRSEGTLKLADGTLAGADIDMASSVRFVHQVLGLPLEQALAMASSVPAKALGLDGQYGQLKPGFAADFAVLNAQLECTQTWVEGQELIPLGCPQ; encoded by the coding sequence ATGAGACCGACGATCGCGATTGCCGCTGCCCGAATTTTCGATGGCACCGAATGGCATGAAGAATCCTGCCTTCTTGTGGAGCGCGAGCGTGTCTGCGGAATCGTCAGGAAATCGGATATCCCGCACGGCGTCAGACGTGTCGACTATGACCAACAACAGATCGTTCCGGGCTTCATCGATCTTCAGGTCAATGGTGGCGGTGGCGTCCGTTTTGGCGAGGAAACGTCAGTGGAGGCGATCCGGGTGATCACGAGTGCCCATGCTCGCTTCGGCACCACCAAACTTCTGCCGACCCTGATCACGGACACACCCGAGATCACGGCCCTCGCACTTGAAGCGGGTCGGCAGGCTCGGACCGCCAAGGTGCCCGGTTTCCTTGGTCTCCATCTCGAAGGGCCGCATTTGTCCTTGGAGCGGAAGGGTGCTCACGATCCCTCCTTCATTCGCCCGATGATGGCAGGGGATTTGGCAGCGATCTGTGCGTATCGGATGAACGCCGGATTGGTGCTCACGACGATAGCTCCGGAGAATGTCACGACGGAGCAGGTTGCGGCGCTTGTCGCATCGGGGGTAGTGGTCAGCATCGGCCACAGCAACGCGACGGCACAAACGGCCAGGTTATACTTCGACGCTGGCGCGTCGATGGTCACCCACTTGTTTAACGCCATGAGCCCCTTGGGCAACCGAGAGCCTGGGATAGTAGGGGCTGCATTGGATGACGGCAGGGTTTTTTCCGGGTTGATCGCGGACGGCGTCCATGTCGACCCGTCGACGATGAAGATCGCGTTGCGATCAAAGGCCCCACCAGGTGATATTTTCCTCGTCACCGATGCCATGCAGACGATCGGCACAAAGCTTGCGGGATTCGAGTTGAACGGCCGGGCCATCCATCGCAGCGAGGGAACCCTAAAGCTGGCGGATGGCACTTTGGCCGGAGCCGACATCGACATGGCGTCGAGCGTCAGGTTCGTCCATCAAGTTCTCGGGTTGCCGCTTGAGCAGGCGCTGGCGATGGCATCCAGCGTTCCCGCGAAGGCCTTGGGCCTGGATGGACAATACGGACAGCTCAAACCGGGATTTGCGGCCGATTTCGCTGTTTTGAACGCGCAACTCGAATGCACCCAGACGTGGGTGGAGGGTCAGGAATTGATTCCGCTGGGATGCCCTCAATAG
- a CDS encoding cytochrome c biogenesis CcdA family protein yields the protein MSIADISLWTAVLAGALSFLSPCVLPLVPPYLCYMAGVSVDQFRGGESGVAVASTRRAVFGAAFLFTLGFATVFVALGAGASTIGLLLRQHMDLLSKVGGVIIIIMGLHFLGAFRIGLLAREARFQGGGKPATLSGAYIMGLAFAFGWTPCIGPVLGAILGVAAARETVGDGAMLLAVYSLGLAIPFWIAAAFSGAFMGFLSRFRRHLGLVEKIMGILLVLTGLAFLFGLVSSVAIWFQETFPILMQIG from the coding sequence GTGTCGATTGCCGATATTTCCCTATGGACCGCAGTGCTGGCCGGTGCCCTGTCGTTTCTGTCTCCATGCGTCCTGCCATTGGTTCCGCCCTACCTCTGCTATATGGCAGGTGTCTCCGTTGATCAGTTCCGCGGCGGGGAAAGCGGCGTTGCGGTCGCTTCCACGCGGCGTGCGGTGTTCGGCGCGGCGTTTCTGTTCACGCTCGGCTTTGCCACCGTGTTTGTTGCCCTTGGAGCCGGTGCCTCAACGATCGGCCTTTTGCTGCGCCAGCACATGGATCTGCTCTCCAAGGTCGGCGGCGTCATCATTATCATCATGGGGCTTCATTTCCTGGGGGCGTTCCGCATCGGTCTTCTTGCCCGCGAGGCTCGTTTCCAGGGCGGTGGCAAGCCGGCGACGCTTTCCGGCGCCTATATCATGGGGCTTGCCTTCGCTTTCGGCTGGACGCCCTGCATCGGTCCGGTGCTCGGTGCTATTCTCGGTGTTGCTGCGGCCCGTGAGACCGTCGGCGACGGTGCTATGCTGCTTGCGGTCTACTCCCTGGGATTGGCGATACCGTTCTGGATTGCGGCGGCATTTTCCGGCGCCTTCATGGGCTTTCTGTCGCGCTTTCGCCGGCATCTCGGCCTTGTCGAGAAGATTATGGGCATTCTCCTCGTGTTGACCGGTCTTGCCTTCCTCTTCGGCCTTGTCAGCTCGGTCGCGATCTGGTTTCAGGAAACCTTCCCCATTCTGATGCAGATCGGCTGA
- a CDS encoding AEC family transporter: MAEISGLVLPFFGLIFLGYLTAKLARRHAANSQSAGGDGMAWLNIFIIYLALPALFFKLLSRTPIQELARFDFAITSMATTYTIFALIFAAGLWLRKNGIAESTIQALAAAYGNIGYMGPGLALIAFGEKAAVPVALIFCFENALHFMMAPALMAIAGDERGSPGKLALAVARKILLHPFILSTLVGVLAAAVSFQPPVPVQRLIDYLAQAAAPCALFAMGVTLALRPLKRIPVEIGYIVPAKLLLHPALMYLTLGLVGNFDPVWVQTAVLLASLPTATNVFVIAQQYGVWQERASATILITTVLSVATVTLLLYLIASGTLPADPFP; encoded by the coding sequence ATGGCCGAAATTTCCGGACTCGTTCTGCCCTTTTTCGGCCTGATCTTCCTTGGCTACCTGACTGCGAAACTGGCAAGGAGGCATGCCGCAAACAGCCAGTCTGCCGGTGGCGACGGCATGGCATGGCTGAATATCTTCATCATTTACCTCGCCTTGCCGGCCTTGTTCTTCAAGCTTCTTTCAAGAACGCCGATCCAGGAACTGGCCCGTTTCGATTTCGCCATCACCTCGATGGCGACCACCTACACGATCTTCGCCCTGATTTTTGCCGCCGGGCTTTGGCTGCGTAAAAACGGGATCGCCGAATCAACGATCCAGGCGCTTGCCGCCGCCTATGGCAATATCGGCTATATGGGGCCGGGCCTTGCGCTCATCGCCTTCGGGGAGAAGGCGGCAGTGCCGGTGGCATTGATCTTCTGTTTCGAAAATGCGCTGCACTTCATGATGGCGCCGGCGCTGATGGCGATTGCGGGTGACGAACGCGGAAGCCCGGGGAAGCTGGCTCTGGCGGTCGCCCGCAAGATCCTCCTGCATCCCTTCATCCTTTCGACACTGGTGGGCGTGCTCGCGGCCGCCGTTTCTTTTCAGCCGCCGGTCCCGGTCCAGCGGCTGATCGATTATCTCGCCCAGGCGGCGGCACCGTGCGCGCTGTTTGCCATGGGGGTGACGCTCGCCTTGCGGCCGCTGAAGCGCATTCCCGTGGAGATCGGTTATATCGTTCCGGCAAAGCTGCTGCTTCACCCGGCACTGATGTACCTCACGCTTGGCCTTGTCGGCAATTTCGACCCGGTCTGGGTGCAGACCGCCGTGCTTCTGGCATCCCTGCCGACGGCAACAAATGTCTTTGTCATCGCCCAGCAATACGGCGTCTGGCAGGAGAGGGCATCGGCCACGATCCTGATCACGACCGTGCTTTCGGTCGCAACCGTGACGCTTCTGCTCTATCTCATTGCCTCAGGCACGCTGCCGGCTGATCCATTCCCGTAA